A genome region from Manihot esculenta cultivar AM560-2 chromosome 5, M.esculenta_v8, whole genome shotgun sequence includes the following:
- the LOC110615848 gene encoding uncharacterized protein LOC110615848, whose translation MLSIENPPPDPPCPCQFPQLNSSSDERASLKLPLPEVDLPNPPLDHHTPLPNFSIRDYVFTARSKDIKKNWPFSQKNLQLCLKHGVKDVLPPFQPLASVRNQSLKRCTVETTSLEKQNTSDLYKEQPDNHVVLDSSDDVQLNNKLADSCLDISSCRSREENDFPSTTASVSQSEIESFPDNRQSSSLLKTETSRKNSLAVEAAGPSGNNKTESTSRPLSKKCRLIVKFGGNSDRNSTEDIASNSTTVSETMASKVCPVCKTFSSTSNTTLNAHIDQCLSVESTPKWTADSKLTRHRIKPRKTRLMVDIYMTASPCTLEELDRRNGTNWATISSLPSQETEKTETTNEGKKQRVSQIHPEDAGDVGPVYIDANGTKLRILSKFSDQPSVSKVGEDIGPRKPLKGDKGIKYISKKKKKRFAQKHHKYLKLAPQSKKIFSHKAHGSQMSGGQADCKGKARFCEKEHVMTKQIKTSDSGTLRPWVCSKRRDFTKKITSHEGHQPVRCNWHSPRDFLVDNGQSFVDDSPAARKHAQKFPNQSENPISPGNSERMDKSCHAVQVSNRNEHSPGRKSVGNLFEEGRTSDNVESSSSVNANSNQLGKSGTSVQASFMMGPSNSTRNHAFLLSKRIVNAGKEATKNPDVSVIASSKSSRNAHAIVTKAMKFSSFRKNMSVNGRSSMTESVSGKIKRNSAIKKSQVHFMKKRDKGAVTWHSKVHEQYDLMHGDAGKQVEREDIADEESHERSSVVEARQARGLSSISQGEEALALMSSKSSTSCYYHDEGVNADASVGFGNDLLQKVDNIDFGREQVHVYAEDTDVEPSSKTSDGRSGSSLIKSVDSEFYSLRNSLKVQSNSLQSVEDYRGLLCGNEAPGVPAKPDFVIDQEMFSADEVGNHMLGQDADIGVELDSEVGQGSSFPEVDPIPIPGPPGSFLPSPRDMGSEDFQGNSSLTTSRVHSSPDQHDVVDGDSSDSPMSAASTISNSTAGRSDFNYSDPSSSVGPYVVEEKIRSTGASVQPSVQSAGAVPLATGAEVERTFDGEYMKLDRIYIEKGSLNIKNDQPCCCQRKERFSQSVALNFQDSQLLRRRKMSASLTVPASGKHMDFKSNLRPADLDVRPELAPPSICTDSGSEKVVFPVIKPLAGPIPSKDSPNSGLSFLARNDSDSASPSASNPILRLMGKNLMVVSKDEDASVPLGGVQPLVQNTHQNSPFLTFSRVYPGSIENPDCRPMHHMGPQASAIFGQNSHKIGHRFDGGLLNSYRSQSDSRLSIHSRLPAGMFQDQLTDCSFATAKECHEYKGDCSISSRHNRLRNRLNLSPTDNMERVRSTTDCHYQHTDSSINPAKEIIVIDDVPESENVVKYPEPGRESRVHASGISIPAAPNHNPSRVHPLSFYQSQEHPLLSESPIVQNANYHATPTKLGNSCPVRWGCASEGSGVLQRSPFTAASSSPGHLRSTALHYSPGFS comes from the exons ATGTTATCCATTGAAAACCCTCCACCAGATCCCCCATGTCCTTGCCAATTTCCACAACTGAATAGTAGTAGTGATGAGAGAGCTTCTCTTAAGCTTCCCTTGCCAGAGGTAGATCTACCAAACCCACCTCTTGATCATCATACCCCACTTCCCAATTTCTCTATAAG AGATTATGTATTTACAGCTCGGAGTAAAGACATCAAGAAGAACTGGCCTTTTTCTCAGAAAAACTTGCAGCTTTGTTTGAAACATGGCGTAAAAGATGTGTTACCACCATTTCAACCTCTTGCTTCAGTAAGGAACCAGTCCCTTAAGAGATGTACGGTTGAAACTACTTCACTGGAGAAGCAAAACACAAGTGATCTTTACAAGGAGCAGCCAGACAATCATGTCGTACTAGATTCATCTGATGACGTCCAGTTGAATAATAAGCTAGCAGACTCTTGCTTAGACATTAGTTCATGTAGATCTAGAGAAGAAAATGATTTTCCATCCACAACAGCAAGCGTGTCTCAATCTGAGATAGAGTCATTTCCTGATAACAGGCAATCTAGCTCACTGTTAAAGACTGAGACTTCAAGGAAAAACTCACTTGCAGTTGAGGCTGCCGGACCTTCTGGGAACAACAAGACTGAGAGCACCTCCCGTCCATTGAGCAAGAAGTGCAGGTTGATAGTGAAATTTGGTGGTAACTCTGATCGTAACTCAACTGAAGATATAGCTTCTAATTCTACTACTGTATCTGAAACAATGGCTTCCAAAGTTTGCCCTGTTTGCAAAACTTTCTCCTCCACATCAAACACTACGTTGAACGCTCACATTGATCAGTGTCTTTCTGTGGAGTCAACACCAAAATGGACAGCTGATTCTAAGCTAACCAGACATAGGATTAAGCCCAGGAAGACAAGGTTGATGGTAGATATCTATATGACAGCTTCACCATGTACTTTAGAAGAACTTGATAGAAGAAATGGTACAAATTGGGCCACAATTTCAAGTTTGCCCAGTCAGGAAACTGAGAAGACTGAGACTACTAACGAAGGGAAAAAGCAAAGGGTATCGCAGATTCATCCTGAGGATGCTGGTGATGTAGGTCCCGTTTATATTGATGCAAATGGCACCAAACTTAGGATCTTATCGAAGTTCAGTGACCAACCTTCAGTTTCAAAAGTGGGGGAGGATATTGGACCAAGGAAACCTTTGAAAGGAGATAAAGGAATCAAATACatttcaaagaagaagaagaaacggTTTGCACAAAAACACCACAAGTATCTGAAACTTGCTCCTCAAAGCAAGAAAATTTTCTCCCACAAGGCCCATGGCTCCCAG ATGTCCGGAGGTCAAGCAGATTGTAAAGGAAAGGCTAGATTCTGTGAGAAAGAACATGTAATGACAAAACAAATCAAAACCAGTGATTCTGGGACTTTAAGACCATGGGTTTGCTCCAAACGAAGAGATTTTACAAAAAAGATAACTAGTCATGAGGGTCATCAACCTGTGAGGTGTAATTGGCACTCAcctcgggattttcttgttgaTAATGGTCAATCTTTTGTGGATGATTCTCCTGCAGCGAGGAAACATGCTCAGAAATTTCCCAATCAGTCTGAAAATCCTATATCTCCTGGAAACAGTGAGAGGATGGATAAGTCATGTCATGCAGTCCAAGTTAGCAACAGGAACGAGCATTCTCCTGGTAGAAAAAGTGTGGGTAATCTCTTCGAGGAAGGCAGGACCAGTGACAATGTGGAGAGCTCTTCATCAGTGAATGCAAATTCCAATCAGTTGGGCAAAAGTGGCACTTCAGTGCAGGCTAGTTTTATGATGGGACCTTCAAACTCTACCAGGAATCATGCATTTTTGCTGAGCAAGAGGATAGTTAATGCTGGAAAAGAGGCAACAAAAAATCCTGATGTTTCTGTCATTgctagctcaaaatcttcacgGAATGCTCATGCTATTGTAACTAAAGCAATGAAATTCTCCTCCTTCAGGAAAAATATGTCTGTTAATGGTCGGTCTTCTATGACTGAATCTGTGTCtggtaaaattaaaagaaactcAGCCATTAAGAAATCTCAAgtgcatttcatgaaaaaacGAGATAAAGGGGCAGTGACTTGGCATTCTAAAGTTCATGAACAATATGATTTGATGCATGGGGATGCAGGAAAGCAAGTTGAAAGAGAAGATATAGCTGATGAGGAGTCTCATGAGAGGAGCAGTGTTGTGGAAGCTAGGCAAGCAAGAGGATTATCATCTATTTCTCAAGGGGAGGAAGCATTGGCTTTGATGAGCTCAAAGTCTTCAACTTCATGTTATTATCATGACGAGGGGGTAAATGCAGATGCTTCAGTTGGATTTGGTAATGATTTGCTGCAGAAGGTTGATAACATAGACTTTGGTAGAGAACAGGTTCATGTCTATGCGGAGGACACTGATGTTGAACCATCTTCTAAGACTTCTGATGGCAGGAGTGGAAGCAGCTTGATTAAGTCAGTAGACTCAGAATTTTACAGTCTCAGAAATTCCTTGAAGGTCCAGTCTAATTCTCTTCAATCTGTTGAAGATTACAGAGGGCTTTTGTGTGGGAATGAGGCACCAGGAGTTCCAGCTAAGCCTGATTTTGTCATTGACCAAGAGATGTTTTCTGCTGATGAAGTTGGCAATCATATGCTGGGACAAGATGCTGATATAGGGGTGGAGTTGGATTCAGAAGTTGGGCAAGGGAGCTCTTTTCCAGAGGTTGACCCAATACCTATTCCAGGACCACCAGGTTCGTTTTTGCCGAGTCCTAGGGATATGGGCTCAGAAGATTTTCAAGGCAACTCTTCCCTTACCACAAGCCGGGTTCATTCTTCTCCAGATCAACATGATGTGGTTGATGGCGATTCATCTGATTCTCCAATGTCTGCAGCATCCACCATCTCTAACTCCACGGCAGGTAGATCTGATTTTAACTATTCAGATCCATCATCATCAGTGGGACCTTATGTTGTTGAAGAGAAGATTAGGTCAACTGGTGCTAGCGTTCAGCCTTCAGTACAAAGTGCTGGTGCCGTTCCACTGGCAACaggtgcagaagtggaaagaactTTTGATGGAGAATACATGAAACTTGATAGGATCTATATTGAGAAGGGCTCTCTCAATATCAAGAATGATCAGCCATGctgttgccaaaggaaggagAGATTTTCTCAGAGTGTTGCTTTAAATTTTCAAGATTCACAACTATTAAGACGACGAAAAATGTCAGCTTCATTGACTGTTCCTGCTAGTGGAAAGCATATGGATTTCAAATCCAATCTAAGGCCTGCAGATTTGGATGTGAGACCTGAATTAGCTCCTCCAAGCATTTGCACGGATTCAGGATCGGAAAAGGTGGTCTTCCCAGTCATTAAGCCTCTTGCAGGTCCCATTCCTTCCAAGGACTCTCCCAATTCAGGATTGAGTTTTCTAGCTCGTAATGATTCTGATTCTGCTAGTCCATCTGCTTCAAATCCTATACTTCGGCTGATGGGAAAGAACTTAATGGTGGTAAGCAAAGATGAAGATGCTTCAGTGCCACTTGGGGGGGTCCAACCTCTTGTTCAGAATACCCATCAGAACTCTCCATTTCTGACTTTTTCCAGAGTCTATCCTGGCAGCATTGAGAATCCAGACTGCCGTCCCATGCATCACATGGGCCCCCAAGCTTCTGCCATATTTGGTCAGAACTCGCATAAAATAGGACATCGCTTTGATGGGGGGTTGTTGAACAGTTATAGAAGCCAATCTGATTCGAGGTTATCTATACATTCTCGGCTACCAGCTGGCATGTTTCAAGACCAGCTTACAGATTGCAGTTTTGCAACAGCCAAGGAGTGTCATGAGTACAAAGGTGATTGCAGCATTTCAAGCCGTCACAATAGGCTAAGGAACAGACTGAATTTATCTCCCACAGATAATATGGAGAGAGTTAGATCAACTACCGACTGCCATTATCAGCACACAGATTCCTCCATAAATCCAGCAAAAGAAATCATTGTTATTGATGACGTTCCTGAAAGTGAAAATGTTGTGAAGTACCCTGAACCTGGGAGGGAAAGCCGGGTACATGCTTCCGGAATCTCGATTCCAGC